The following coding sequences are from one Candidatus Borkfalkia ceftriaxoniphila window:
- a CDS encoding Hpt domain-containing protein, whose amino-acid sequence MSDFRQIFEAYGGDYTATIKRFVGNEKMYLRILNMLFADENLQNLQDSVEQEDWDGAFAAAHTLKGVTGNLGLQPLYAAVCAIVEPLRSKEKADYRTLYANIAAEFSRAERLRDALRGGI is encoded by the coding sequence GTGTCGGATTTCAGACAAATATTCGAGGCCTACGGCGGCGACTATACTGCCACTATCAAGCGCTTTGTAGGCAATGAAAAAATGTATCTGCGCATTTTGAATATGCTGTTTGCGGATGAGAATTTGCAAAATCTGCAAGATTCTGTCGAGCAGGAAGACTGGGACGGCGCCTTTGCCGCCGCGCACACTTTAAAAGGGGTAACGGGCAATCTGGGGTTGCAGCCTCTTTACGCCGCCGTATGCGCCATCGTGGAGCCGCTGCGGTCCAAAGAAAAGGCGGATTATCGCACGCTGTATGCGAATATCGCAGCAGAGTTTTCAAGAGCGGAGCGCCTGCGCGACGCGTTGAGAGGGGGGATTTAA